From Carassius gibelio isolate Cgi1373 ecotype wild population from Czech Republic chromosome B21, carGib1.2-hapl.c, whole genome shotgun sequence, the proteins below share one genomic window:
- the LOC127986317 gene encoding uncharacterized protein LOC127986317 has product MVACPGVGAPPPANSLSPSLSPPSLSRPVPLPRSRPPGPPRVPPRGRDRIDHGHFGSPRAPPRGAGIVPAGGDSASFSPLSPRQFSNPLPATGAAGRSGLACWRCGDPEHFVDRCPAMEVGTMIRVPDVPQVTPGQAGEYQIPTDASDRGLGAVLSQEIEGEERPVLYISRKLSKREAKYSTIEKECLAIRWAVLTLRYYLLGREFTLCSDHAPLQWLHRMKDTNARITRWYLALQPFKFKVIHRPGVQMAVADFLSRNGGGGLQAGWLPGLSRAVGVCGRGGVV; this is encoded by the exons atggtggcgtgcccaggggtcggcgcACCCCCACctgctaactctctctctccttctctctctcccccctctctctctcgccctgtccctctccctaggtcccgtccacccggccctcctcgtgtcccgccCCGGGGGCGGGACAGGATCGACCATGGACACTTCGGGAGCCCAAGGGCCCCGCCCAGGGGGGCAGGGATTGTGCCTGCTGGGGGGGACAGTGCTTCCTTTTCTCCACTCTCTCCGCGCCAATTCTCCAATCCACTCCCTGCCACtggggcggcgggtaggtctgggctggcctgttggcgttgcggggacccggagcatttcgtggacaggtgtccagcgatggaggtggggacaatgatccgggtcccggatgtcccacaggtcacccccggtcaggctggcgagtaccaaataccc acagacgcatcggacagggggctgggggcagtcctgtcccaggagatagagggggaggaacggccggtgctgtacattagccggaagctctcgaagagagaggctaagtacagcaccatcgagaaagagtgccttgccatcagatgggccgtcctcaccctccgctattatctcctgggacgggagttcaccctctgttcggaccacgctccgctgcagtggctccaccgcatgaaggataccaacgcgcggatcactcgttggtatctagctcttcagccttttaagttcaaggtgatccacaggccgggtgttcagatggcggtggccgacttcctctccagaaatggggggggggggctgcaggccggatggctccccggcctgagtcgggcggtgggggtatgtggcagggggggcgtggtttag